In Vibrio pomeroyi, the genomic window ATATTCCAGTTATCACGGTAGGCGGCTTAACCGATTTTGATGCTATCGAAGCTATCGCAAATAACACGGGCATTGAGTACTTCGCGCTTTCACGTCCACTACTTTCTGAACCGCACTTAGTGAAGCGTTGGAAAGAGGGTGACCGAAGCCCAGTAGAGTGTGAGAGATGTTCTAAGTGTCGTACTAAGCGCGGCAACTTCTGTGTGGTAAACAAAGACAGAAAAGTACAGCTTGCTCGTATGTAATCGCTGAATCCAGAACTAAGCATGATTCTAAACGTGAGCCTGTGTCATACCGCAGGCTCATGTTTTTCTAGCCTTCCATGAACCGATATTTGAAACCTTATTAATCACATATCTCTGTCAAATTAGTGCGATTAAACAGATACAATTCACCTGTAAATCTTCCAACCGCGTTATCGTTACTATACTGAGCACCACGTGAAATTACTTCCTCTCTTAAAGCAACCTCGAATTCACTGACGCCTTTTCGTTTTAGCGACATTGCTACGATTTAAGCGTGATACTGACTATTTACCCCACTTAGCTTCTATGTTGATGGGGGACTTGTTTGTGCACCTTAGATAAACATTGTCGATTTTTTGAAATTTAAACCGAAATAAAACGAATAAGTTAATCAGAGGTAGAGATGCAAAATAAGCATTGGTCTAAATTCGAACTGCTACATGAAGTTGTCACTAATCCCAATATTCATATCAAGGGTCTACACAGTTATTACAGCGACTGCTGGGATAACGGGTTTGAGCGCTCAGTCGTCCGTTATCTACATGGGGACGAAGTCAGTCGTCAGTGGGAGCCGCGTTGGGAAATCGACGAGCTCTACATTGGGGATTACGTCTGCATAGGAGCAGAAGTTGTGATCCTAATGGGCGGCAACCATACCCACCGCGTTGATTGGTTTTCTTTGTATCCATTTATGGATGTGATCGAAGAAGCCTACATTGGTAAAGGTGACACTCATATCAAAGATGGCGCTTGGCTAGGTATGCGAGCCATGATCATGCCTGGCGTGACCATTGGAGAAGGGGCGGTTGTTGCCGCAAACAGCGTGGTAACCAAAGATGTCGAACCATATAGCATTGCGGCTGGCTCGCCTGCGAAAGTCGTTAAACATCGCTTCGATAAATCGGTTATTGAAGAACTGCTCTCAATTAAGATATACGATTGGCCAGAAGAGAAGTTTGAAGCGTTGAAGAAGCACTTGTGTGATT contains:
- a CDS encoding CatB-related O-acetyltransferase; amino-acid sequence: MQNKHWSKFELLHEVVTNPNIHIKGLHSYYSDCWDNGFERSVVRYLHGDEVSRQWEPRWEIDELYIGDYVCIGAEVVILMGGNHTHRVDWFSLYPFMDVIEEAYIGKGDTHIKDGAWLGMRAMIMPGVTIGEGAVVAANSVVTKDVEPYSIAAGSPAKVVKHRFDKSVIEELLSIKIYDWPEEKFEALKKHLCDSDLTALKNAMAEYDTHNSLNT